The Couchioplanes caeruleus nucleotide sequence CCGGTCGCCGACGGCTCCGGGCGGTCGCTGGGCCGGGTCGCCGACCTCGAGACCGTACGCGACCCCGACGGGACTCACCGGGTCGTCGCGGCGATCGTGGCCGGCGGGCGCTGGGGCCGGCTCCTCGGCTACGAACGGGCCGAGCGGACGGGCCCGTGGCTGCTGGAACACCTCGCCCGCCGGGTGATGCGGCGCACCGTCACCCGCGTGCCCTGGCACGACCTGCGGCCCGCCGGCGGGGATCCGCCTGGCTTTGTCGTCGTAACCGACCTATGGTGAGCGGATGCTGGTGGTGAGGTCCTGCTCGCGTGCCGTCACGGTGGTGGCGGTGCGTCGTGCTGCCCACCAGCCGGCGCCGGCGTCGCGGTCGACGCTGCCGGCCACCGGCTCCGCCGGTCTGCCGAGCCCGGAGCTCACGGGTCGCGGCCCACCGGCGTCGAGGTCATCTCCACCACGACCGCCAGGGGCGAAGCCGTAGGAGCTTCGGCCCTTTTTTGTTACCCCTTTCCCGTGTTCCCAGGAGGAGACATGAGCGTCCACGTCGATCAGGGCAGGCACGACGACCTGCGAGCGACGCTGAGCGAGGAATTCGCCGTCCAGACCGCCCGGCTCAAGGAACTGACCGAGATCAACGCCGACACCGGCGACCCCGCCGAGGCCCACAATCGGGCCGCCCTGCTGGCCGCGACCCGGCGCAGCATCGAGCAGATCTCCGGCGCGCTGCAGCGCATCGCCGACGGTCGCTACGGCCGCTGCGAGACCTGCGGCACCGCGATCCCGGCGGAGCGGCTGGAGGTGCTCCCGCACGCCAAATTCTGCGTACCCTGCCAGGAGAAGCACGGCTGACCTGCGGACGCGGCGGCGGCCCCGCGGCGGCGATCGTCGCCGCGGGACCGCCGTGACACCCTGGCGGAGCACGAGAAGGAGACCGGCGATGGCCCAGCGGACCTGGCAGGAGCTGCCCGCCTGGCAGCGGTGGACGACGGCGGTGCTCGCGCCCGTCGAGCTGGCGCTCACCACCGCTGCGGCGATCGACCTCGCCCGCCGGCCGGGTCCCCAGGTGCGGGGCAGCAAGGCGTTGTGGTGGCCGGTGCTGCTGGTGCAGCCGGTCGGACCGGTCGCGTACCTGCTGTGGGGGCGTCGCTGAGCGCGGCCCGGTCGAGCACGGCGGTGACCTCGTCCTCGCCGGTCGCCCGGAAGTCGGCGTAGAAGCGGCCCACCGCCCGGAAATCGCGCGGGCGCAGCGGGCACACCACCGCGTCGGCTACGTCGGCCAGGCCCCGCACCGCGTCCGGCGCGCCGACCGGTGCAGCCAGCACGACGCGCGAGGCGCCCAGCGACCGGGCGACCCGGCACGCCACCCGGGCCGTGGATCCGGTCGCGATGCCGTCGTCGACCACCACGGCCGTGCGCCCGGTCAGCTCCACCCGCCGCCGGTCGCCGCGCAGGGCCCGCACCCGTCGCTGGATCTCGGCCCGGGCGTGCGCCTGCGCGGCGCTCAGGTCCTCCTGAGCGACCTTGGTGACGCGGACGACGCCGGTGTTCACCACGGCGGCGCCGTCCTCACCGACCGCGCCCATCGCCAGCTCGGGCTGCCCCGGCACGCCGACCTTGCAGACCACGATCACGTCGAGCGGCGCATCCAGCTCCCGCGCCACCTCGGCCGCCACCGGCACGCCGCCGCGGGGCAGCCCCAGCACCACCACGTCCTGACCGCGCAGGTGCCGGAGAGCCTGGCCGAGCTTCCTGCCGGCGTCGACCCGGTCGCGGTACGTCGTCACCTCCCCATCACACACCTGCGGGAACGGGAATGTCAGGGCCGAACGTCCCATGCCCGCCCCGGGCCGTACGGTCACGATGAAGGCATGAATTCGCAGCTGCCGCCCGGCTACCCGCACGGTTGCGAGCGCGCCCTGCGCCTGGCGGACGGGCGTACGGTCCAGCTGCGCCCGATCCGGCCGGATGACGCCGGGCAGCTCGCCGAGGCCATCCGGACGGCCGACCCGGACACCGTGCGCCGCCGGTTCGTGGGCGGTGCCCCGCACATCACGCCGGCGCTGCCGGCGCACCTGTGCACGGTGGACCACCGGGACCGGTTCGCGCCGGTGGCAACGGAGCCGGGGACCGGCCGGGGCGTGGCGGTCGCGCGCTACGAGGCGGTGCCGGTTGCGGGCGGCGGTGGGGTGGTTCGATGGGGCTTCAGACCACGGTGCAGGGAATGCCGTTGAGGGTGAAGGCGGCCGGTTCGGCGGTGTTGCCCGTATGGGTGGCCTGGAAACCGATCTCGACGGTGGCGCCGGGAGCGAGCGTGCCGTTGTAGTCGGCATTGCGGGCGTTCACCTGGCCGCTGGCGGGAGAGTAGGTCGCGTTCCAGCCGGAGGTGATGGACTGCCCGGAGGGCAGGGTGAAGCTCAGCGTCCAGCCGTTGACGGCCGAGGTGCCCGTGTTGGTGATGCTGACGGTCGCGGTGAAGCCGGAACTCCAGGTGCTCATCGTGTAGGCGACTCGCGGCCCGGACCCGGCGGGCGGCGGTGAGCTGGCCGACGGGCTCGGTGTGGTCGTGCCGTTCACGGTGGTCACGAGGGTCGTCACGCTGCGGGCGGGCAGGGTGACGGTGACCGAGCCGTTGGCCATGGCGAGCGCGCTCTGGGGCGCGACGTTCCTGCTCGCGTCGGTCAGCCAGGCGGCGACGCTGCCGGACGCGGTGGTGCCGGCCAGCGTGAACTGCTGGCTCACCGACGAGGTGTTCTTGTTGACCGCGACGATGACGACGGTGTCGCTGCCCCGGTACGCCGAGACGAAGACGTTCGACGCCGGGTTGGCGGTCGCGTCGATCCGCACGTACCCGGGCCGGACGAAGCGGGAGAACTGCGCCATGACGGCGCCGCGCTTGCTGATCTGGCCGTCCTCCCGCATGGGACCGTAACTGCGGCGCAGGTACCACCACACGTATGTCTGGAAACCGGCGTCCACCATGGCGTGGTGCATGTGCTCCCCGACGTCGAGCGCCCCCGGCCAGGAATCACCGGAATCGCTGCTGTTGGGGTAGTAGACCTCGGTCATCCAGAGTTCTTTGCCCGCCCCTTTCTGCTGGAACAGCGGGTAGGGGAAGTTGGCGTACGGCGTGCCGTAGAGGTGCGCGCCGATGATGTCCACGTTGGCCAGGGCCGTGGCGTCGTTGAGAATCGGGTCCGACATCGATTTGATGTACTGGAAGGACTCGGGGGCGATGACCCGGGTGCTGATCGAGCCGGCGTTCGCCCGCAGGAACTGGACGATTTCCGCGGCGGTCCACCACGTCCACGTCTGTGCATAGTCGGGCTCGTTCTGCACCGAGATGGCGTACAGGTCGACGCCGTTGTTGCGCATGTAGGTGGTGAAGTCGTTCAGGTGCTGGGCGTAGGCGGCGTACGAGCTGTATTTGAGGCGCTTCGCATTGGTCTGACTCCCGCGGGTGAACGTCTCGGTCATGCTCGCGGGAGGGTTCCACGGCGACGCGAAGACAGTCGCCCCGAGCGCGACGGCGCGCTGCGCGGTGGCCAGATCACGGCCCCAGTCCGCCTGGTTGTCGTTCACCGGGATCCGCAGCACCGAGAATCCCAGCCGGCCCTCGCCGGTGCCGAAGGCGGTGTCCCGCTGGGCCGCCGTCAGGTCGCCGATCCAGGCGGCGTGACACATGGCCCCGAAGCCGCGGATCGTCTGCCGCGGTGCGGACGGATTGATGTTCGCGGCCGCGGCCGAGGCTTCGGTGGCACTCATCAGCGACGCGGCGACCGTGACGACCGGCAGGGCGCCCAGCGTCGTCAGAACGGTTCTGCGGCGCACCTGCCGGGAGTGGGCGGCCGACTCATCACGGTTCTGGGTCATCTCTGGTCCTCGCAGTCCGGAAATGGGAGCGCTCCCATTGAGGAGTGCCAATATTGCCAGCCCGTGCGGCAAAGAACAAAGACCCTTTTCATAACCGTTTTTCAGTGCCGGTTCAGCGGCCGGTCACTTCGATCATCCCGCGGGCGCCGCGGTCGGCGTCGGCCATGACATGGCTGACGAACGGGTAGTGGCCGGCCTCGGGGAGCACGGTCTCCACGAAGCCGCCGGCCGCCGGGCCGAGCGGCAGCACCTGCGCGCCGCCCGGGTCCGAGGGACGCAACTGGTAGCGGCCCTCGGCATAGACGGTGTCGAACTGGGCGCCGACGACGTGGAAGGACGTGTCTCGGTTCGGGCCGGCGTCGAGCACCCAGATGCGTACGCGCTCACCCGCACGGGCCGTCAGCGGGCGGTGGGTGTACTGGGCGGCGTACCCGTTGAACGCCACGGCGTCCGGGTGGTCCGCCCGCATGGCGGCCAGGTCGCCGCCGCGGTAGAGCTCCGACTGCACGAGGACGTACTCGCGGTCGGCGCGGGCGAGGCCGGGCGGGTCGATGATGACGGCGCCGTACATGCCGTTGCCGAGGTGCAGCAGCATCGGCATGGTCGAGCAGTGGTACATCCAGATGCCGGCCTTCGTGGCGGTGAACCGGTAGGTGAGGCGCTGGCCGGGCTCGATCGGCCGCATCGGCAGGTCCGGGGCGAGGGCGCCGGCGTGGAAGTCGACGCCGTGGTCGACGGTGCCGTCGTTGATGAGCGTGACCACGAAGGTGTCGCCGACGCGGCCCCGCAGCGTGGGACCGGGCACCATCCCGTCGTACGTCCACATCGTCTGCCGCACGCCGGGCGCGATCTCCAGCTCGACCTGACGCACGTGCAGCGTGACCTCGTGCAGGCGCCCGGGCGGCACGGCCGGCGCCGCCGCGTCGCGGGCCCGGAAACCGGGTCCCGGGTCGGCCATCGTGTCGACGGTGGCGGCCGCCGCGGGGACGGGCGCGTCGCCGGTGGCCGCGGGCGCGGCGGACGTCCCGTCGGTCTCGCCGGTGGCCGCCGGTGCGGCGGAGGGCCCGTCGGTCGAGACGGTCAGGGTCATGCCGGCCTGGCGGTGCCCGGGCAGCGAGCACCAGCCCTCGACGGTGCCGCCGATCACCCCGGCGTCGAGGCGGGCGCTGCGGCCGGCGCCGACCGTACCGGTCCGGGCGCCGCTGGCCAGGACCAGGTCGTGGCGCCGCCGGTCGTGGTTGGTCAGCTCGATGACGAGCCGGTCGCCCGCCGGTACGGTGATCCGCTGCGGACGGAAGCGCATGTCCTCGACCATCACCGCGACCGTGGTGGTGTGCCCGGTGGCGGCGACGGTCGTCGTCGCGGCGGCCGTGACCGGGTCGCCGCCGGCCATCCGTTGCGCGGCGACGCCGGTCAGCGTGGCGAGGACGACCAGGGCGACGCCCGTGGCGAGGCCGCCGAGGGGCCGGTCGGACATGATGATTACCTCCGGTCGAGCAGGAGCAGGCGGGCCGCGGGCAGCAGGAACTGCACCAGCGCGGCGAGCAGCAGCAGCGAAGTGGTGATCCGCACGTACGGGCCTACCGGCAACAGGAACACGACCAGCGCGGCGTTGGTCATGGCCAGCCGTTGCGGCCAGCGGCGGTCCAGGGCGGCGGTGCGTTCGCGGACCCGGATCGGGCCGCCGCCCAGCGCCATCGGCAGCAGGTACGTGAGCGCGCCGAGCAGGATCTGCGCGACCGACCCGACGAGCAGCGGCGTCAGCACGACGCCGAAGGAGTCGGCCGCCGCGTCCGGGCCCGCCGCGCGCAGCAGGGTGGCCGCGTCGACGGCGAGCGCGACGGGCAGCCATGCCGCGCCGGCCGCGATGGACCAGGCGGCGAACGACACCGGCGGCTTCTGCCGGGCGGCCCGGGCCGCGGGCAGCGCGGTGACCAGCACGGCGACGGCGAAGACGAGCAGCCCCGCCACGGCGACGAGCGGCCACCACGCCAGCACGCCGAGGGCGATCAGCCCGATGCCGCCCACGGCGGTGAGCAGCGAGGTCCGGGAAGCGGCGGCCGCCGCCGGGTCCATCCGCGTCCGCAGCACCGTCGGCCACAGCGTGAGGATGGTGCCCAGCACGGTGAGCATGACCCAGCCGAGCAGGTTGACGTGGGCGTGGAACAGCAGGATCCGCGACCGGGCCGGGGCGTCGGCGACCAGCATCCATGCGCCGGCCGGTATTCCGGTGAGCAGCGCCACCGCAGCGGCCAGGTAGTAGTGCGCGGTCACCGCGAACCGGGCGGGCAACGCGGACCGCACCCGTGCGGCGAGCCACGCCAGGTGGGCCGCGACGGCGGCGAAGACGGCGGCCGCGCCGGCCACACCGAGCCAGGGGCGGTCGGCGGTCCCGCCGGCGAGGACGGCCACCACCCCGGCGTTGAGCAGCGCCAGCCGGGAGACCTCGGCCCGCCGGTGCGAGGGTGCGGGGACACGCAGGACGGCCGCGGTGAAGTGCGCGCTCCACACGAGAATCGCGTTCGTCGCCGCGCCCAGCAGCAGCAGGTGGATGGCGAGCCAGCGCCACGCGGGCAGGAACGGGTGGACGAACGCGAGCACGACCAGCGCGGCCAGGTACGCGGCGGGCAGCAGGCCGGCCCGCCGGTGCCAGGTCGCCCGGCCCGTGGAGGTGACGCTCATGCGGGAACCCGGCTGCGGGTGGCCGACACGGCGACGGCGCACGCGAGGAAGAGCAGGATCGACGCGACGTTGGCCACGCCGGACCAGCGCCAGACCGGTTCGAGCCCTGCTGCGTCGCCCACTGCCACGCGGAGCAGCAACGAGCCGTGCAGCAGCGCAAGGGGCAGGTACAGCACCGGGCGGTAGGGGAGGGGCCGGCGCAGCACGGCGGGCAGGATCACCGGGGCGTGCACGAAGATCATCGAGAGCGTGAAGCCGAGGAAGACGGCGTGCAGGGTGGCGTCGTAGCGGGCGCCCGTCCCGGTCCGTCCGGCCCCGGCCCAGAGCAGGCCGGCGAGGGCGAGCCAGGCGTATCCCGTGAGCAGGCCCGCGGCGACGTAGCGGGGCACGCCCGTGCCGCGCACCGTGTGCCGGGCGACGTCGAAGACCGCCAGCCACGCGGTGACGGCCAGCAGCGCCAGGCCGAACAGCTGCGTACCGGAATGCGGCCACACGCTCGCGGCGGTGGCCCCGGTGATCAGGGCACCGAGCGTGGCCAGGAACCAGCGCTGCGCACCGGGGGTGGTGAGCGCGACGTGGGCCAGCTCGAGGCGTTCGCCCGCGATGGTGGCGACCACGAAGACGACCATCCACGGTACGGCGTCAGCGACCGCGAAGCCCGCCAGCCAGAGCAGGGTGGCCGCGTACCAGGCGAAGGCCCCGGCGCCCTGGGCGAGCAGGGCGACCGACTCCTGCCGCCTCCACAGTGCCCGGTAGATGGCGAGCAGCCCCACGCCGCCGGCCATCAGCAACAGCTTGCCGGGCAGGGCGGGACCGGTGACGAGCAGGAGCAGCGCGCCCGCGGCGGAGCACGCCGGTGCCAGCAGGGCGGGGCGGCGGCCGAGCGCCACCGCGCGTTCGAGGGCGATCAGGGTGCCGACGAAGCCGAACACCATGACCGGCCCGTGGACCTCCTCGATAGCGGTGCCGGGTGCGGGGACCGCGGTGCCGAGCAGCAGCAGGGCCGCGTACAGGCCGCCGAGCAGGGCGAGCGCCGCACCGGCCAGGACGGGTACGCGCAGGCGGACCGGGAGGCCGGCCGCCGCCGGCATCACGGTTCCCCGGCGGCGCGGCGGCGCGGCAGCGGAAGGCGGACGACGCAGGCGTGCGGCGCGCCGAACGGCTCCAGCACGGTCCCGTCGCCGTCCTCGCCGCGGCTGTCCAGGACGCCCTGGATGACGCCGGCGTGCAGCCCGCACATGGCGTCCGGGTTCTGGCCGACCAGCTCGAGGAACGGGCAGGTGTGCAGGTGCAGCTCGGCGCCGGCGCCGGGCTCTTCGGGCCGGCTCCGGGGGGTGAAGCCGAGCCCGTCGAGCACGGCGCTCACCGTGTCCACGGGGTCGTCCTGGGCGGGGGTGGACGCGGCGAGCTGCCGTCCCCAGTCGCGCCCGACCCGGCCGGCGGCCTCCCGGGTGTCGCCCTGGCCGCGCGGCAGGTGGGCGAGCAGGGCCGCGGCGAGCGCCCGGTACGGCGCGGGCGCGGGGTCGGCGGAGGTGGTCCGGTAGCGCCAGGCCGGCCGCCCCGGCAGGCCTCCGCTCGCGCGGGCCTTGACGAGCAGTCCCGCCTCCACGAGCCGTTCGAGGTGGGCGCGGGTGGTCGACAGGTGCTGGCCGGTGGCGGTCGCCACGTCGGCGGCGGTCAGCCCGCCGGCCGCGTCGCGCACCAGCCGCAGGATCGTGACGCGGCTCGCCGACCCGAGGGCGCGGTGGCGCGGGGTGTCGATCGTCTCGCCGCTCGGGCCTGTACCGGAGGTTTCCACGGTGCTAAACGTTATAACGTCGAATGACAGCAAAACCAGGCCCCGGCCGAATTTCGAGGAGCGCGCCATGTCACAGTCCGACCGAACCGCCGCAGCCGCCGTCGTCGCCCACCACGAGCAGCTCGCCGCCGCCCTGACCCGGCAGGTCGCAGAGCTCGTCGAGGCCGCGGCCATCGGCAGCCTGCGGCGCACCTGGGCGGTGCGGGACGCGCTCGTCGGCTGGGTGCACACCGAGCTGCTGCCGCACGCGTACGCCGAGGAGGAGGCGCTGTACCCGGCCGCGGCCCGGCGCCCGGAGGCGAAGCTGCTGGTCGACGGCATGCTGGGGGAGCACCGGGCGATCGCGGAGCTGGTCACCGAGCTGGAGACCACGCCGTCCCCCGTGGCCGCCGCGGCGGCCGCCCGGGCGCTGCGCGCGGTGTTCGAGGCACACCTCGCCAAGGAGAACGAGCTGATCGTGCCGGTGCTGGTGGAGGCCGGCGACGTCGACCTCGCGGCGCTGCTCGCTGGCATGCACGAGCTGCTCGGCGAGGACGACACGCCGGCCGGGTCCGGGTCCGGGTGCGGATGCGGCGGCTGCGGGTGCGGCGGGAACTCCTCCGCAGCGGCGGAGGCGCCGGCCCCGGCGCTCAGCATCGACGCGCGGATCGACGTACGGGCGCTCCCGCACGCGCAGCGGCACGCCACCGTGCTGGCCGCCGTCGACGCGGTGCCTGCCGACGGCGCCCTCGTGCTCGTCGCACCGCACGCCCCGCTGCCCCTGCTCACCGAGATCGACCGGCGCTACGCCGGGCAGTTCGCCACCGAGTGGCTGCAGGACGGCCCCGACGTCTGGCAGGTACGCCTGCAGCGGGCGGGTCTTTCGGCCCTGTCCGGCGCGGATGCGCGTGGATAGCGTGGCGTCCATGATCGAGAGGGGTACGCGACGCCGGCTGGCCGGCTACCGATTCGCCGTACCCCTCGCCGGCACGCACGTGCGCCGCGTCTTCGACGAGCGCTGTCCGGGGCGCTGACTCCGCAGCCCCTGTTCACGCCTTCCTCGAAGGAAATCCTCGTGCTGGACGACGTCCGCGCCGCGTGCCGGCGTGACCCGGCCCTGTACGGCATCCACCGCGCCGAGGTCCTGCTCTACCCCGGCCTCTGGGCCGTCTGGGCGCACCGCCTCGCGCACCGGCTGCACCGCCGGGGCGTACCCCTGCTGCCCCGCCTGATCTCCCAGGCGGTGCGCAACGCGACGGGGATCGAGATCCACCCCGGCGCCGTCGTCGGCAAGCGACTGTTCATCGACCACGGCGCCGGGGTCGTCATCGGGGAGACCGCCCGCATCGGCGACGACGTGACCATGTACCACCAGGTCACCCTCGGCGGGCGCGGGTGGCGCCGCGACCCCAAGGGCAGCCGGCGCCACCCCACCGTCGGCGACCGCGTCGTGCTCGGCGTCGGCGCCACCGTGCTCGGGCCCGTCCACATCGGCGACGACGCCGAGATCGGCGCCCTCTGCCTCGTCCACTCCGACGTCCCGGCCGGCGCCCGGCTGCGGGCGCCGGCACCCTGCGTCACCCTCGGGAGCCCACCATGGTCCACGACGACATCACCGCGCTGATCGGCCGGACGCCCCTGGTGCGGCTGTCCCGCTTCGAACCGGGGCTGCCGGCCCGGCTGCTCGCGAAGCTCGAGTCCGCCAACCCCGGCGGCAGCGTCAAGGACCGCATCGCGCTCGCCATGATCGAGGCGGCCGAGGCCACCGAGGAGCTGCGGCCGGGCGTCCCCATCGTGGAGGCGACCAGCGGCAACACCGGCATCGGCCTCGCCATGGTGGCGGCCGCGCGCGGCTACCGGCTGACGCTCACCATGCCGGAGAGCATGAGCGCCGAGCGGCGGGCGTTGCTGGCCGCGTACGGCGCCGAGCTGGTCCTGACGCCCGCGGCGGAGGGCATGCGCGGCGCGGTGGCCCGGGCCGTGGAGATCGCCGACGAGCGGCGCGCGTTCCTGCCCCGGCAGTTCGACAACCCGGCCAACCCCGAGGTGCACCGGCGCACCACCGCGCTGGAGATCTGGAACGACACCGACGGCGACCTGGACGCGGTCGTCGGCGGGGTCGGCACCGGCGGCACGCTGACCGGCGTCGGCCAGGTGCTCAAGGAGAAGAACCCCGGCCTGCGCGTGTACGCCGTGGAACCGGCCGAGTCCCCGGTCCTCTCCGGCGGCGCCCCCGGCCCGCACGGCATCCAGGGCATCGGCGCCGGCTTCGTGCCCGAGGTGCTCGACCCCACCGTGTACGACGAGGTCGTCCGCGTCGGCGTGGACCAGGCCCGGTCGGCCGCCCGCCGGCTCGCCCACAGCGAGGGCATCCTGGCCGGCGTGTCCAGCGGCGCCGCCCTGTACGCCGCGGCCCGCGTGGCGCGGCGGCCGGAGTTCGAGGGCCGCACCGTGGTCGTCGTGCTTCCCGACACCGGCGAGCGGTACCTGAGCACGCCGTTGTTCGAGGCCTAAGCGCTGCTGACCACCCGGCGCACGCCGGGACACCGGCGCCGCAGCTCGTCCTCGAGCCGGTGGCGCAGGGTGATCCCGGCCGCCGGGCAGCCGTGGCAGGCGCCGGACATGCGTACCGTCACCACGCCGTCGCGGACGTCCAGCAGCTCGATGAGGCCGCCGTGGGAGAGCGCCAGCTCGCCCGCCCGGCCGTCGATCAGCGCGGCGGCCGCGGCCCGCAACGGCTCGTCCGCGTCGCCGGCGCCGGCCGGGGTGTGGGTCCAGCCGGCCGGGTCGGCGAGCGCCTCGTGCAGGGCCGACCGTACGCGGGACCCGTCACGTGCCCAGCTCCGTCCCGCGGCCAGTTCCGTGACGACGGCGGTGGCCTCCACCCGCACAGCCGCGAGCGTCCCGTCGCGCAGCAGCGTGGCGAGCGCGGCCGGGACGGTGGCCGGGACGCCGGTGAACGGCAGCACGCCGGCCGGGGTGATCCAGCGCAGCCGGTCCGGCCGTCCCGGGCAGGGCTGGGGGTGGATGGGGACCATCAGCCGGCCCCGGTCAGCAGGGCGGTGACCGTCCGCGCCAGCAACGCCATCACCCACGCCAGCGTGGTCAGGTAGCCGAACGCGATCAGCGGCCATTTCCAGCCGCCCGTCTCGCGCCGCAGGATGCCGACGGTCGCCATGCACTGCAGCGCGAAGGCGAAGTACACCAGCAGCGCCGCGATGGTCGGCGCGGTGAAGACCCGCTGACCGGCGCGCGGGCCGTCGGGGTACGTCATGGCCCGCAGCGCCTCAGCGGGTTGCTCGGCGTTCTCAGCGGCGGCGACCTGGCCGAGGGTGGCGACGAAGGTCTCGCGGGCCGACTGGGCGGACAGCACGCCGATGGAGATCCGCCAGTCGAAGCCCAGCGGCGCGAACACCGGTGCGACGCCGCGCCCCAGCGCAGCCGCATAACTGTGGTCGGTGACGTACGCGGACACCGACCGGTCGTCACCCGGGTCCACGCCGTGTGCCCGCAGATCCGCGGCGGAGTGGACGGGCAGGTTGAGCAGCAGCCACAGCGCCACCGTCGTGACCGTGATGATGGTCGAGCACTTCCGTACGAACGACCGCGCCGACTGGCCCATGGCGATGAGCACCGAGCGCAGCGTCGGCATCCGGTACGGCGGCATCTCCATGTAGAACGGCATCGCCGTGCCCCGGCGCCCGCCGATCTTCTTGAACGCCCAGGCCGCGAGCATCGCCGACACGGCGCCGAGCAGGTACATGGCGAACATGACCAGGCCCTGCAGGCCGAGCGGTCCCACCCGGGCCGAGGGGTCCACCAGCAGCCCGATGAGCAGCACGTACACCGGGAGCCGGGCGGAGCAGGTGATCAGCGGGGCGGCCATCATCGTGGCGAGCCGGTCGCGGGCCGACGGCAGCGTCCGGGTCGCCATGATGCCCGGGATCGCGCACGCGAAGGACGACAGCAGGGAGACGAAAGCCCGTCCCTCCAGGCCCGCACGTGCCATCACCCGGTCCATCAGGAACGCGGCCCGCGACATGTAGCCGACGCCCTCGAGCACCGCGATGAGCAGGAACAGCAGCATGATCTGCGGGACGAACACCATGACGCCGCCGACGCCGCCGATCAGGGCGTCGCCGAGCAGCCCGGCCAGCCACGGGCTGTGGACGTGGGTGCTCACCACCGTGGAGAGCCAGCCGAAGAACGACTCGACGTACCCCTGCAGCGGCGCGGCCAGCCGGAACACGACCTGGAAGAACAGCACCATGACGGCCAGGAACAC carries:
- the feoB gene encoding ferrous iron transporter B encodes the protein MSEHCGAAGDHVGGGVAGVATPRLALVGSPNAGKTSIFNALTGLRAKTGNYPGVTVSRFVGTSRIHGHRYLIEDLPGTYSLAPISPDEQVMVDVLDGRLDGEAPPDAVLVVVDATTLRRSLRFAAEIIGRGLPSAVVVTFTDELAARQGALDVEAFGQALGVPAVAVIGRGGHGADRLRDLIGEWRSWPAPVLAPPADRAELDAWAESVLAFAGYRPPGRHRTTQRVDAVLLHPVAGTLVFLAVMVLFFQVVFRLAAPLQGYVESFFGWLSTVVSTHVHSPWLAGLLGDALIGGVGGVMVFVPQIMLLFLLIAVLEGVGYMSRAAFLMDRVMARAGLEGRAFVSLLSSFACAIPGIMATRTLPSARDRLATMMAAPLITCSARLPVYVLLIGLLVDPSARVGPLGLQGLVMFAMYLLGAVSAMLAAWAFKKIGGRRGTAMPFYMEMPPYRMPTLRSVLIAMGQSARSFVRKCSTIITVTTVALWLLLNLPVHSAADLRAHGVDPGDDRSVSAYVTDHSYAAALGRGVAPVFAPLGFDWRISIGVLSAQSARETFVATLGQVAAAENAEQPAEALRAMTYPDGPRAGQRVFTAPTIAALLVYFAFALQCMATVGILRRETGGWKWPLIAFGYLTTLAWVMALLARTVTALLTGAG